Part of the Labilibaculum antarcticum genome, GTCTTAAGCCATTCAACTGATTCATGATCTGATTTGCCTCCTGATTGTAATTCCTGTTTAGCGATCGAAATTTGATCTTCATCTCTTCATCTAATCCCAATTGTTCCTTAAGAAATCGGGTTCTGAATTCATCCGGCATCTCCACCTTATTTTCAACCTCTTTCGTCTCCTGCTGCATGTGATACCATAACGAACCAATCGTCGACAAATTAACTGCCAATAAGAGTAAAGCAAGCCACATCCAAAATTTATTAGCTTTATTCATGATATCCATCGTTTAAAAAGAACAACTCAATAGTTTCATTATCTATTTCGTTAAAATAGGGATCGATTAAATTCGATTGCTGAATATTTTCGGTGTCTGTAGCAAAATTCGATCCCATAAAAATACCCGATCCAATGGCCAATACGAACAGCATGCTTACCAATACAGGCATCAACAGTCTGGTGAAAACCGGTTGATTGGCTTTTCTTTGCTCCTCCTTAAATCGGTTCATCGTTTTTGAAACAAAATACGGATTTGCCTGCAGCGTTTTTTCCTTCTCGATAATCCCCAAGGCCGATTGAAGTAAAACCAAAGAATCGGAACATGAACTGCAATTCGACAAATGATTCTCCATCTGCAGCATTTCATCCTTCAAGAGTTCCTTCTCCAGATAAAAAATTAATTTGCTATTTACCTCCTTGCATTCCATCTCTATTGTTTTTTATATTAGACACCACTCTTTTAAAAAACTTGCGCTACTTTGTAAAGTTTTTGTAATAATCGATCAGTTTTTTCTGCAAATTCGATTTCGCCCTAAATAGCAGCGACTCTACCGACGATTTCGAAAGCTGCATTAGCTCAGCAATTTCTTCATAGCTCAATTCCTCATACTTACTCAATGTAAAAGCTATTTTCTGATTTTCGGGCAAAGCATCCAAAGCGGTATGAATCGCATTGGCATGATCCTTTTCTTCCAAAGCCTTATCGGGATTTACAAAACTGGCCTTCTCATTTACCTCTTCCTTCTTCCCCTGAAAAAAATCTTCGACCCTACTAAAAAAGTTTCGCCTTTTACGATCACGAATTGCATTTAAACTGCGTGTGATTGTAATTCGGTACAGCCAGGTCTTCAGGCTCGACTCACTCCTAAAATCAGTAATCGAATGATAAACCTGCATAAAAACCTCCTGAGCAATATCCTCCGCATCGGCCTGGTTGTGAATCATCCCCATAGCAGTATTCACCACCATTGTCTGATAGGTCTCCACAAGGGAACGAAATGCAGTTTCGTTTCCGGATTTAAGTTGTTCAACTAACTCCCGTTCAATCATAGTAAAAAAAAACTTCGATACTGATTCAGTGAATTTAAATACTTAGACACCCGTTCGCAAATAAACTTGCGCTCTTCCCCGAAAAAAATCTGAAATATTGTGCTTTCGGGATTTATCATTGCGAACTAGCAGATTGGTATTGCATTGCCTGCCAGGATACTGAACTAAGCATTATCTATATTCTTCTAGCATACGAGGGCATCCAAAATGTTCAATTTTATTATTCGGACACCTTCCTTCATTGCCACAGACAATACCCCTATCCCCTAAAGGGAAAATTCAATTTTACCTTTAGATTACATATAAATTATATGTACTAGTCAGGTTTGAAAGAATAATTGTGCTGTTAAATGGAATGGTTTTTATAGATTCGAATGTTTATTCCATTACAGAGTAATTTCAAGGTAGAATCTATTTTAAAAAATCATCCAGCAATGAGAAAACTTTTACTGAGAACACTTACAATTCTTTGCTTTTTTACTGCAGTAGGGACTACTCTTTTGTATTTTAATCAGGAAAAGTTAATTTTCTTCCCACAAAAGCTAGACAAAGAATATCGATATTCTTCCGACATGAGTTTCGAGGAGATTACCATCGAAACTGAAGATCACAAAAACCTCAACGGACTGTTATTTACCGTGGAAAATTCGAAAGGCCTTGTGTTTTATCTGCATGGCAATGCAGGCTCGCTAACTAATTGTGGCGATGTTGCCAAAACCTATACCGACCTAAACTACGATATTTTTATGCTCGATTACAGAGGTTTCGGAAAGAGTGAAGGAGACATCGATAGTCAGCAACAAATTTTCACAGATATTCAAACAGCATACACCCTAATCCTTAAAAGATACCAGGAAGATAAAGTGATTGTGCTAGGTTACTCGATAGGAACCGGACTTGCGACCCACCTTGCCGCCACAAACAAACCGAGATTACTAGTTCTGCAAGCACCTTACTACAGTTTAACTGATATGATGAAACGCAGGTATAAATATTTGCCTGCAGTACTGCTAAAGTATAAGTTCCCAACTAACGAACTGATAACTGCATGCACCATGCCAATTGTAATCTTTCATGGTACCCAGGATCGTATAATTCCATATGAGTCTTCATTAATGCTTCAAAAAATCAGTAAATCGAGCGATCAATTAATCACTCTTAAAGATGTTGGACACGGTGGAATCAACAGCAATCCTAAGTTTAAAACGGAGATAGCTAGAATACTGAACTAATCAGAATTCCTGAACCACTCAATTCAAGCTGATAAATTTAATTTATGCCAGATACGATCAACAATCTCATTCAATATTATCATGACTGCTACCAGTCAGATAATCGTGAATTAATTATTTACAACTTTCTAGATAAAAAGGTTGAAAACAAAATATATTTCGAAGGCAAAGAAGAGCTTCTTACAGATAGCAATCCATTAATTCCTATTGATTCGGTAAAAGCATCTGCTATTTGTAAGAAAACTAAACTTTTTCAGAAAGAGAAAGAGCTGCTTTATGGTACATTCTTTATTTGCGGTAACTATACCGATTTTAAAGGCGATTCTAAAGATTTATGTGCTCCTCTATTCTATTATCCTGCGGAGATAAAGCAAAAAGATGACTTCTTTTACCTTTCTATCAGCGCAAGCGAAAGAAGGCTAAACTACCCTATTATTCAAATGCTTTCGAAGGAATCCAGTGGAGAGCTTCTTCAGGATCCTTTGTTTGAAAAATTGCCTACAGATTTCATCCGATTCGAACACATCGAATCTATTGTACTTCTATTTAAAAAATATTTCCCGAATGTAAACATAGCTGATATATACTCTTATCCTGATAACACGAGTATTACTACAGTAAAAAAGACCATCTCCAAATTATCGAAAGAGAAGCAAGATGAATATGTGTTGTTGCCTGCAAGTATATTAGGATTGGTCGCAAAGTCGTCGAATACAAGAGGCGTATTGAATGAATTAAGTGAGATGGCATCGATGACTGATCATTCCTTTCCCTTGCTTTCTTTACTTTCAAAATCGGCCCCAAAAGAAAAATTAAAAAAATACGAGAAGGGAAACCTTCCTATGATCTTAAGCGAAGCACAACAGGCCATTTTAAAGTCGAGCTCAATAAATCCATTAACATTAATTGTCGGACCTCCGGGAACGGGGAAAACTTACACCATTAGCGCCATTGCTTTGGAACACATGAGCAGAGGAGAATCGGTATTAATTGCCTCGCGCACCGATGAAGCTGTGGATGTAATTGTTGAAAAAATAAAAAATCAACTTGGAATTGATAAAGCAGTTGTAAGAACTGGTAAAAAACGATCCTATTCCACCCCCTTAAACCGATTCCTGAAATCTTTACTAACGAGGGTAAACAAATTATCCTTTCTCCTGAAGGAATTTGATTTGCCAAAG contains:
- a CDS encoding alpha/beta hydrolase produces the protein MRKLLLRTLTILCFFTAVGTTLLYFNQEKLIFFPQKLDKEYRYSSDMSFEEITIETEDHKNLNGLLFTVENSKGLVFYLHGNAGSLTNCGDVAKTYTDLNYDIFMLDYRGFGKSEGDIDSQQQIFTDIQTAYTLILKRYQEDKVIVLGYSIGTGLATHLAATNKPRLLVLQAPYYSLTDMMKRRYKYLPAVLLKYKFPTNELITACTMPIVIFHGTQDRIIPYESSLMLQKISKSSDQLITLKDVGHGGINSNPKFKTEIARILN
- a CDS encoding RNA polymerase sigma factor, with amino-acid sequence MIERELVEQLKSGNETAFRSLVETYQTMVVNTAMGMIHNQADAEDIAQEVFMQVYHSITDFRSESSLKTWLYRITITRSLNAIRDRKRRNFFSRVEDFFQGKKEEVNEKASFVNPDKALEEKDHANAIHTALDALPENQKIAFTLSKYEELSYEEIAELMQLSKSSVESLLFRAKSNLQKKLIDYYKNFTK
- a CDS encoding zf-HC2 domain-containing protein, whose translation is MECKEVNSKLIFYLEKELLKDEMLQMENHLSNCSSCSDSLVLLQSALGIIEKEKTLQANPYFVSKTMNRFKEEQRKANQPVFTRLLMPVLVSMLFVLAIGSGIFMGSNFATDTENIQQSNLIDPYFNEIDNETIELFFLNDGYHE